The following proteins come from a genomic window of Triticum aestivum cultivar Chinese Spring chromosome 6A, IWGSC CS RefSeq v2.1, whole genome shotgun sequence:
- the LOC123130766 gene encoding VAN3-binding protein-like, whose protein sequence is MEGYLLGRTKRRDHLLLMDSAGAVQSPQTPVEPMEFLSRSWSVSASDLSKVLAVGGGRRSSNFVVDRLSGMLMPETLALAAASGAGSPKKRTCRSRSAISAHHHTIGRWFHHKDGGSRVDKARAERARVHAAVSVASVAAAVAALAAGAANPEDGEDAKMDAALASATQLLASHCIEFAELAGADHDQVASAVEGAVDVRSPGDLMTLTAAAATALRGATALRQREQREARSKAAVAPSEKAGSCGADIWCKEGTLLKRSRKGALRWKRVSVYINKRSQVIVKLKSKHIGGAFSKKKRSVVYGVHDDMPAWPPGHEPCGMPDSATAAPEKRHFGLRTVQGLVEFECESRMHKQEWVESVKNLLRQAAGGTAQLEQSFESLRLSAS, encoded by the exons ATGGAAGGGTACCTGTTGGGGAGGACCAAGAGGAGGGATCACCTGCTGCTCATGGACAGCGCCGGCGCAGTGCAGTCGCCGCAGACGCCGGTGGAGCCCATGGAGTTCCTGTCGCGGTCGTGGAGCGTCTCCGCCTCGGACCTATCCAAGGTGCTGGCGgtcggcggcgggaggcggagctCCAACTTCGTCGTCGATCGCCTCTCCGGGATGCTCATGCCGGAGACGCTCGCGCTCGCCGCCGCTTCCGGCGCCGGCAGCCCCAAAAAGCGT ACTTGCAGGAGCAGGAGCGCCATCTCCGCGCATCATCACACGATCGGCAGGTGGTTCCACCACAAGGACGGGGGCAGCAGGGTGGACAAGGCCCGTGCCGAGCGGGCGCGCGTCCATGCGGCGGTCTCCGTGGCCAGCGTGGCCGCCGCGGTCGCTGCCCTCGCGGCGGGAGCCGCGAACCCGGAGGACGGAGAGGACGCTAAGATGGACGCCGCGCTGGCATCCGCCACCCAGCTTCTGGCCTCGCACTGCATCGAGTTTGCCGAGCTCGCCGGGGCAGACCACGACCAGGTGGCCTCCGCCGTCGAGGGCGCCGTCGACGTCCGGAGCCCCGGCGATCTCATGaccctcaccgccgccgctgccacag CTCTACGAGGAGCCACGGCGCTGAGGCAGAGAGAGCAGCGGGAGGCGAGGAGCAAAGCGGCGGTGGCGCCCTCCGAGAAGGCCGGCAGCTGCGGCGCGGACATATGGTGCAAGGAAGGGACGCTCCTCAAGCGCAGCCGGAAAGGCGCGCTGCGCTGGAAGCGAGTGTCCGTGTACATCAACAAGAGGTCGCAGGTGATCGTGAAGCTCAAGAGCAAGCACATCGGCGGCGCcttctccaagaagaagaggagcgTCGTGTACGGCGTGCACGACGACATGCCGGCGTGGCCGCCGGGGCACGAGCCCTGCGGCATGCCGGACTCTGCCACGGCGGCGCCGGAGAAGCGCCACTTCGGGCTGAGGACGGTGCAGGGCCTGGTCGAGTTCGAGTGCGAGAGCAGGATGCATAAGCAGGAGTGGGTGGAGTCGGTGAAGAACCTGCTCCGGCAGGCGGCCGGCGGCACTGCTCAGCTCGAGCAGTCCTTCGAGTCGCTCAGGCTTAGCGCCTCGTAA